A genomic region of Exiguobacterium oxidotolerans JCM 12280 contains the following coding sequences:
- a CDS encoding pyrroline-5-carboxylate reductase family protein, whose protein sequence is MNILMVGAGSMSESLVRGWIDSGIAPDSITMTNRADRKRLSELANEHGVQIIEEESIESFDIVVLAMQPEGVLEYVKRHEWTNQLLVSVAAHIKPDEIEQISGCGAVCAMPNTPVAFRTGMTGLWFGHQVAMEQKQLATELFLRVGEVVETDETTMPFLMAAAGCSPAFFYEIVGAMTPVLTEAGFEAQQARRIIAQAMKGSAELLLQDARPTDALIDDVAAPNGPTDRGVQVLRTHELKKIMRAALSESAREA, encoded by the coding sequence ATGAACATTTTAATGGTTGGTGCAGGATCGATGAGTGAATCGTTGGTCAGAGGATGGATTGATTCAGGAATTGCGCCCGACTCAATTACGATGACGAATCGTGCAGATCGTAAACGTTTATCAGAGCTCGCTAATGAACATGGTGTTCAAATCATCGAAGAGGAGAGTATCGAGTCATTCGATATCGTCGTTTTAGCCATGCAACCTGAGGGCGTACTAGAATACGTAAAGCGTCATGAGTGGACGAATCAACTGCTTGTTTCTGTGGCAGCACATATCAAACCGGATGAAATTGAACAGATATCAGGTTGCGGTGCAGTCTGTGCGATGCCGAATACACCGGTCGCTTTTCGGACAGGGATGACAGGGCTTTGGTTCGGTCATCAAGTAGCGATGGAACAAAAACAATTAGCGACGGAACTTTTTCTACGCGTCGGCGAGGTAGTGGAAACGGATGAAACGACTATGCCGTTCTTAATGGCTGCAGCGGGCTGCAGTCCGGCTTTCTTCTATGAAATCGTAGGTGCGATGACTCCTGTTTTGACGGAAGCCGGATTTGAAGCACAACAAGCGCGTCGTATCATTGCCCAAGCGATGAAAGGATCGGCAGAGTTGCTACTTCAGGATGCACGTCCGACCGATGCCTTGATTGACGACGTCGCAGCACCAAACGGACCGACTGATCGTGGTGTTCAAGTGTTACGTACGCATGAATTAAAGAAAATAATGCGAGCGGCATTAAGTGAGAGTGCACGCGAAGCGTAA
- the queC gene encoding 7-cyano-7-deazaguanine synthase QueC — translation MKNERALVVFSGGQDSTTCLFQALANYSEVEVVTFNYGQRHAEELEVARTIAAELGVKHHELDLSLLSQLTSNSLTDHTQQITTNEDGLPSTFVDGRNHLFLSFAAVLAKGRGIRHIITGVCETDFSGYPDCRDSFIKSLNVTLNLAMDYPFVIHTPLMWLDKKETWALADSLDAFDFVRERTLTCYNSIIGDGCGDCPACELRKKGLDAYIEEGTTHEIQL, via the coding sequence ATGAAAAATGAACGTGCTCTTGTCGTCTTCAGCGGCGGCCAAGACTCGACGACTTGTCTGTTTCAGGCACTCGCGAACTATTCCGAAGTCGAAGTCGTTACCTTCAACTACGGACAGCGTCATGCCGAAGAACTCGAAGTCGCGCGAACGATCGCAGCGGAACTTGGTGTCAAACACCATGAGCTCGATCTGTCACTCCTCAGTCAACTCACAAGCAATTCGTTGACCGATCACACTCAACAAATCACGACGAACGAAGATGGACTCCCTTCTACATTCGTAGATGGCCGAAACCACCTGTTCTTATCTTTCGCAGCCGTCCTTGCTAAGGGACGTGGCATCCGCCATATCATCACGGGTGTATGCGAAACCGATTTCTCCGGATACCCGGATTGTCGTGACTCCTTCATCAAGTCACTCAACGTGACACTCAACCTCGCGATGGATTATCCATTCGTCATTCACACGCCACTGATGTGGCTCGATAAAAAAGAAACATGGGCGCTGGCCGATTCGCTAGATGCTTTTGATTTCGTCCGTGAACGGACACTGACGTGTTACAACAGCATTATCGGAGATGGTTGCGGCGACTGCCCAGCTTGTGAATTACGGAAAAAAGGCTTAGACGCCTACATCGAGGAGGGAACTACCCATGAAATTCAACTATGA
- a CDS encoding DUF47 domain-containing protein has product MFSKKQDPFAVKLSEIAGHLQQTSQFFVDFKINGIADVKEFAHKVKDFETAGDDLMHQLIIDLNNAFITPIDREDLLALANSLDDVLDGFEECSAIFEIYNIVRADEHMIKFVDEIHIAVNELALAMDLLVARKLQPMREHVIKVKEQETICDDLRRKSIKALFATETDPIKIIQYKEIYESLESIADYCQDAANVIETIIMKNA; this is encoded by the coding sequence ATGTTTAGTAAAAAACAAGATCCATTCGCAGTGAAATTATCCGAGATTGCCGGACACTTGCAACAGACGTCACAGTTTTTCGTTGATTTCAAAATCAATGGTATTGCAGACGTTAAAGAATTCGCGCATAAAGTCAAAGACTTTGAAACGGCTGGTGACGACTTGATGCACCAACTGATCATCGACTTGAACAATGCGTTCATCACACCGATTGATCGCGAAGACTTGCTTGCACTCGCGAACTCACTGGATGATGTACTCGATGGATTTGAAGAATGTTCCGCGATTTTTGAGATTTATAACATCGTCCGTGCCGACGAACATATGATTAAATTCGTCGATGAGATTCATATCGCCGTCAACGAACTCGCTTTAGCGATGGACCTTCTTGTCGCACGTAAGCTTCAACCGATGCGTGAACATGTCATCAAAGTAAAAGAACAAGAAACGATTTGTGATGACTTACGTCGTAAATCAATCAAAGCATTGTTCGCGACTGAAACTGATCCAATTAAAATCATTCAATATAAAGAAATCTATGAATCGCTCGAATCAATCGCCGATTACTGCCAAGACGCAGCAAACGTCATTGAAACGATCATCATGAAAAACGCATAA
- a CDS encoding bifunctional hydroxymethylpyrimidine kinase/phosphomethylpyrimidine kinase → MTKRKALTIAGSDTSGGAGIQADLKTFQELEVYGMNALTVIVAQDPDQAWHHAVYPIDAELVRTQIHTVLGGIGVDAMKTGMLPTVEIIEVIAEKIKASGVKNVVIDPVMVCKGEDEVLNPDTANALRDILTPLATVVTPNVFEAGQLSGLGKTPSTIDEMKLAAARIHEKGAQYVLVKGGSKIDHPRAVDVLYDGKEFILIEDERIETPYTHGAGCTYSAAITAELAKGASVEEAVRTAKSFITAAIRNSFRLNEYVGPTDHAAHRTVKS, encoded by the coding sequence ATGACAAAACGTAAAGCATTAACGATTGCTGGTTCTGACACGAGTGGTGGAGCTGGTATTCAAGCAGACTTAAAAACGTTCCAAGAGCTTGAAGTCTATGGCATGAACGCGCTGACGGTCATCGTCGCGCAAGACCCTGACCAAGCTTGGCACCATGCGGTCTATCCAATCGATGCAGAACTCGTCCGGACACAAATCCATACGGTCCTCGGAGGAATCGGTGTTGATGCAATGAAGACGGGGATGCTTCCGACTGTCGAAATCATCGAAGTCATTGCTGAAAAAATTAAAGCATCAGGCGTTAAAAACGTCGTCATCGATCCGGTCATGGTCTGTAAGGGTGAAGATGAAGTCCTCAATCCGGATACAGCGAATGCCTTACGCGACATTTTGACACCGCTCGCGACAGTCGTCACACCAAACGTTTTCGAAGCGGGACAATTGTCTGGTCTTGGAAAAACACCTTCGACGATTGACGAGATGAAACTTGCAGCAGCACGGATTCACGAAAAAGGTGCACAATATGTCCTCGTTAAAGGTGGCAGCAAGATTGATCACCCCCGAGCAGTTGACGTGCTTTATGATGGAAAAGAGTTTATCCTAATTGAGGATGAACGCATTGAGACACCATATACGCACGGGGCAGGATGTACGTATTCTGCAGCGATTACAGCAGAACTCGCTAAAGGCGCTTCAGTCGAAGAAGCCGTTCGAACTGCTAAATCGTTTATCACAGCGGCGATTCGTAACTCATTCCGTTTGAATGAATACGTCGGCCCGACTGATCATGCTGCACATCGTACAGTTAAGTCTTAA
- the bshB2 gene encoding bacillithiol biosynthesis deacetylase BshB2, translated as MAYNEHDHLLVIFPHPDDEAFSSAGTIIEHATNRGPVTYACLTLGEMGRNMGRPVFTNREQLATIRKRELIAAAEKMQITDLQMWGLRDKTVEFEDEAALAERIGQLIEKTRPTRVISFYPGYAVHPDHEATARAVVRALRAIAEADRPEFLAVAFANNTKDELGEGTFIHDVSAYTDQKVAALEAHASQTGGLMKVISEDSNIRDLLVKERYYHYPL; from the coding sequence ATGGCTTATAATGAACACGATCACCTGCTCGTCATCTTCCCTCACCCGGACGATGAAGCATTCAGCTCAGCCGGGACAATCATCGAGCATGCAACGAACCGCGGACCTGTTACGTACGCCTGTTTGACGCTCGGCGAAATGGGACGCAACATGGGACGTCCTGTCTTTACGAACCGGGAACAACTCGCGACGATTCGTAAACGTGAATTGATCGCAGCAGCTGAAAAAATGCAGATTACCGATCTTCAAATGTGGGGACTACGGGATAAGACAGTCGAATTCGAAGATGAAGCAGCACTCGCTGAACGGATTGGACAGTTGATTGAAAAAACACGTCCTACACGCGTCATTTCATTTTATCCGGGCTATGCCGTCCACCCGGACCACGAAGCAACAGCACGTGCTGTCGTTCGTGCCCTTCGCGCAATCGCTGAAGCCGATCGTCCTGAATTTCTTGCCGTCGCTTTTGCGAACAACACAAAAGACGAGCTTGGCGAAGGGACGTTCATTCATGACGTCAGTGCATATACGGATCAAAAAGTTGCTGCCCTTGAAGCCCACGCTTCTCAAACAGGTGGACTGATGAAGGTCATCTCGGAAGACTCGAACATCCGGGATCTCCTTGTTAAAGAACGCTATTACCACTATCCATTATGA
- a CDS encoding inorganic phosphate transporter yields the protein MDSLFIITAIIVILALGFDFINGFHDTANSIATSVSTRALKPRHAIILAATMNFLGAITFTGVAKTISGDIVDPSTLEHGSYVVIAALLSAIAWNLLTWYFGIPSSSSHTLIGSIAGAAIASVGFGGIETKGFLKIVQALLISPILAFTLGFLVYGIFKVVFKKGNLAKTNRRFRHMQIATAALQSYTHGTNDAQKAMGIITLALISSGFQTDHDVALWVKLSCAIAMGLGTSVGGWRIIKTVGGQIMKIRPVNGVAADLTSAAIIFGATAIHLPVSTTHVISSAIMGVGTSHRKKGVKWGTAKRMLITWVITLPISMAFAALIYTILDFLFIK from the coding sequence ATGGATAGTCTGTTTATCATCACCGCTATAATCGTGATTCTCGCACTTGGCTTCGATTTCATTAATGGTTTCCACGATACGGCGAACTCGATTGCGACTTCGGTGTCGACTCGTGCATTGAAACCACGTCACGCCATCATTCTTGCTGCGACGATGAACTTTTTAGGGGCAATCACATTTACTGGAGTCGCTAAGACGATTTCCGGAGACATTGTTGACCCATCGACACTAGAACACGGAAGTTATGTCGTCATCGCTGCTCTCCTCTCTGCGATTGCTTGGAATCTATTGACGTGGTACTTCGGTATTCCGTCCAGTTCTTCGCATACGTTGATTGGTTCGATTGCCGGTGCTGCCATTGCTTCAGTCGGATTCGGTGGAATCGAGACAAAAGGCTTCTTAAAAATCGTCCAAGCCTTATTGATTTCGCCAATCCTTGCTTTTACGCTCGGTTTTCTCGTCTACGGCATTTTTAAAGTAGTTTTCAAAAAAGGGAATTTGGCGAAGACGAATCGTCGCTTCCGTCATATGCAGATTGCGACTGCAGCCCTTCAATCGTATACACACGGAACGAATGATGCGCAAAAAGCGATGGGGATCATCACCCTCGCCTTGATTTCTTCTGGTTTCCAGACTGATCATGATGTGGCCCTTTGGGTAAAACTCTCTTGTGCCATCGCGATGGGACTCGGGACATCTGTCGGTGGATGGCGGATCATCAAAACAGTTGGTGGTCAAATCATGAAGATTCGTCCTGTCAACGGCGTAGCGGCTGACTTAACGTCTGCTGCGATCATCTTTGGTGCGACGGCGATCCATCTTCCTGTATCAACAACGCATGTGATTTCATCTGCCATCATGGGTGTCGGAACATCACACCGCAAAAAAGGCGTTAAATGGGGTACGGCTAAACGAATGCTGATTACATGGGTCATCACGTTACCGATTTCGATGGCATTCGCCGCTCTGATTTATACGATTCTTGATTTTCTTTTCATTAAATAA
- a CDS encoding TetR/AcrR family transcriptional regulator, giving the protein MVSAKALETRRRITDATVQIMMSRGFPQLTLEEVAKQANVSKGGLLYHFASKEELLMGVIEEQEARQFKQYQEYLDQGLGQMEAFVTLQANHEEEFHLDIDTVLFLLSFLKENEEFVEERKKQVNQFFRQLMDSADPVEAMMIRFVLDGLKMSEHFKFAQPSKAERQQLVGRLLKRAREIDQADKE; this is encoded by the coding sequence ATGGTTAGTGCGAAAGCGTTAGAAACGAGACGGCGAATCACTGACGCGACTGTTCAAATCATGATGAGCCGTGGGTTTCCGCAATTGACGTTAGAAGAAGTTGCGAAACAAGCGAATGTTTCTAAGGGTGGCTTATTGTACCATTTCGCTTCGAAAGAAGAGTTGCTGATGGGTGTGATTGAAGAACAAGAAGCCCGTCAGTTTAAGCAGTATCAAGAATATCTGGATCAAGGTTTAGGTCAGATGGAAGCGTTTGTCACGCTACAAGCGAATCATGAGGAAGAGTTTCACTTGGATATCGATACCGTCTTATTTTTATTATCATTTTTGAAAGAGAATGAAGAATTCGTCGAAGAACGGAAAAAACAAGTAAACCAATTCTTTCGTCAATTGATGGACAGTGCGGATCCGGTCGAAGCGATGATGATTCGATTCGTATTAGATGGATTGAAAATGTCGGAGCACTTTAAGTTCGCTCAGCCGTCAAAAGCAGAGCGTCAACAATTGGTCGGGCGTCTATTAAAGCGAGCGCGCGAAATCGACCAAGCTGATAAAGAGTAA
- the queF gene encoding preQ(1) synthase: protein MRPEDLNDLSLLGQKAVPYIFEYQPEVLEAFPNRHPENDYFVKFNAPEFTSLCPITNQPDFATIYISYIPDEKLVESKSLKLYLFSYRNHGDFHENCINVIGKDLVKLMEPRYLEVWGKFTPRGGISIDPYYNYGKPGTKYERMAEHRLFNHDLYPETVDNR from the coding sequence ATGCGTCCAGAAGATTTAAACGACTTATCTTTGCTCGGTCAAAAGGCCGTCCCTTATATTTTTGAATATCAACCGGAAGTGCTCGAAGCGTTCCCGAACCGTCACCCGGAGAACGACTACTTCGTTAAGTTCAATGCGCCGGAATTCACGAGCCTTTGCCCGATCACGAATCAACCGGACTTTGCGACCATTTATATTTCGTACATTCCTGACGAAAAACTCGTTGAGTCGAAATCACTGAAGCTATATCTCTTCAGCTATCGTAATCATGGCGACTTCCATGAGAACTGCATCAATGTCATCGGAAAAGACCTCGTCAAACTGATGGAGCCACGCTACCTCGAAGTCTGGGGGAAATTCACACCACGCGGCGGGATTTCGATCGATCCGTACTATAACTACGGAAAACCCGGCACGAAATATGAACGAATGGCAGAACACCGTTTGTTCAACCATGATCTTTATCCGGAAACGGTCGATAACCGTTAA
- the cbpA gene encoding cyclic di-AMP binding protein CbpA, with translation MLVQSLCIPKHQCIKISETATLREALKTLEDTGYRCVPVLDQSGQEFKGNIYKMHIYRHGMNGGSLDDNVMTLIKNTSKFIYTASNFFEVFFSIKELPYIAVLNDDGQFFGILPHGKMLGMLEEAWNRDSGSYVLTVALSEQKGAIEKIAKIVNKYSTVASLMTLDAKSSVMRRVLITLPLDCDEKTKNKIVKKLNEKGLRVVAVEDLELRV, from the coding sequence ATGCTCGTGCAAAGTTTATGTATACCAAAACACCAATGTATCAAAATTTCAGAGACGGCAACGCTTCGTGAAGCGTTAAAGACGTTAGAAGATACAGGATATCGTTGCGTACCTGTACTCGACCAATCAGGTCAAGAATTTAAAGGGAATATCTATAAGATGCATATTTATCGCCATGGGATGAATGGTGGCAGTTTAGATGACAATGTCATGACACTCATTAAGAACACGTCAAAGTTCATCTATACAGCAAGCAATTTCTTTGAAGTCTTCTTCTCAATCAAAGAATTACCATACATTGCCGTACTAAATGACGACGGTCAATTCTTTGGTATTTTACCGCACGGGAAAATGCTTGGGATGTTGGAAGAGGCATGGAATCGTGATTCAGGAAGCTACGTGTTGACGGTCGCGCTGAGTGAACAAAAAGGAGCCATTGAAAAGATTGCAAAAATCGTTAACAAATACTCGACGGTTGCTAGTCTCATGACACTTGACGCCAAAAGTAGTGTCATGCGTCGTGTTCTCATTACCCTTCCGCTTGATTGTGATGAAAAAACAAAAAATAAGATCGTGAAGAAATTGAACGAAAAAGGGCTTCGGGTCGTTGCTGTCGAAGACTTGGAACTTCGTGTATAA
- the queD gene encoding 6-carboxytetrahydropterin synthase QueD yields the protein MKFNYEAPETVERPTGDSLIYTKSRVMIVKKLTFDAAHHLYDYDGKCRALHGHTYHVDLGISGFLDHRGMTLDFGDLKKIFKEHLEPLLDHRYLNESLPYMNTTAENMSAWIFETLGQHLPDERGLRVEFVKLYETPTAFAEVRREWMNEA from the coding sequence ATGAAATTCAACTATGAAGCACCTGAAACTGTCGAGCGCCCGACCGGCGACTCGCTCATCTATACAAAATCACGCGTCATGATCGTCAAAAAATTGACGTTTGATGCTGCCCATCACCTGTATGACTACGATGGAAAATGTCGTGCCTTACACGGGCATACGTATCACGTCGATCTCGGAATCAGCGGATTCCTGGACCACCGCGGGATGACACTTGACTTTGGTGACCTGAAAAAGATCTTCAAAGAACATCTCGAACCGTTGCTCGATCACCGTTATTTAAACGAATCGCTTCCCTATATGAATACGACGGCAGAAAACATGTCGGCCTGGATTTTTGAAACGCTCGGACAGCATTTACCGGACGAACGCGGTCTCCGTGTCGAATTCGTCAAGTTATATGAGACACCGACTGCATTCGCTGAAGTCCGTCGCGAATGGATGAATGAAGCATGA
- a CDS encoding helix-turn-helix domain-containing protein, protein MNQAMTPLTNYGERIQTLRERQNIDQERLATMTETTAEMIQRIEASLAHPSTSMIDRLAKALGVPYEHLLRHIWSAEAIHAQAERQKIVDLPSS, encoded by the coding sequence ATGAATCAAGCGATGACACCACTTACGAATTATGGAGAACGCATCCAAACATTACGTGAGCGACAAAACATCGACCAAGAAAGACTTGCGACGATGACGGAGACGACAGCAGAGATGATTCAGCGAATCGAAGCAAGCCTCGCCCATCCTTCTACTTCAATGATTGATCGGTTAGCAAAAGCGTTAGGCGTCCCTTATGAACATCTCTTACGACATATTTGGTCAGCAGAAGCGATTCATGCTCAGGCAGAACGACAAAAAATCGTGGATTTACCGTCGAGCTGA
- a CDS encoding PTS transporter subunit IIBC produces MRKTISFDFWQKLGKALMVVIAVMPAAGIMISIGKLIGMYGGDITIVQTIARIVEDLGWAIITNLHVLFAVAIGGSWAKERAGGAFAALLAFILVNRVTGAIFGVNATMLADPKATVSSLLGSDLIVKDYFTSVLGAPALNMGVFVGIISGFLGAVLFNKFYNFSKLPDALAFFNGKRFVPFVVIGGSVVAAFVLSLVWPFVQGLLNDFGRWIATSRDSAPIIAPFVYGTLERLLLPFGLHHMLTVPMNYTELGGTYKILTGAAQGSTVAGQDPLWLAWVTDLVNLKQAGNTQGYNDLLNSVVPARFKEGQVVTSLASLIGVAVAMYMSVDEDKKKAYKPVFLSAGLAVFLTGVTEPIEFMFMFIAPVLYVVYAVLTGVAFALADVMHLRIHAFGAIELLTRIPLIAKAGLIGDLLRFIGVCVFFFFLNFFTFRFVIKKFNYATPGRNGNYLDDIVVKEDGTSEVAATVVADGSQATRIIELLGGQQNIEDVDACMTRLRVTVKDPSLVAKEQDWKANGALGLILKNNGVQAIYGPKADVLKSDIQDRIGA; encoded by the coding sequence ATGCGGAAAACGATCTCGTTCGACTTTTGGCAAAAGCTTGGGAAGGCTTTAATGGTTGTTATTGCAGTTATGCCAGCTGCCGGAATCATGATTTCAATCGGAAAATTAATCGGAATGTACGGCGGCGACATCACAATCGTGCAAACGATTGCAAGAATCGTCGAAGACCTCGGCTGGGCAATCATTACGAATCTACACGTCCTCTTCGCCGTCGCCATCGGTGGCTCATGGGCTAAAGAACGTGCTGGTGGTGCCTTTGCCGCATTGCTCGCGTTTATTTTAGTCAACCGCGTGACCGGTGCGATCTTCGGTGTCAATGCAACGATGCTCGCTGATCCGAAAGCAACGGTTAGTTCGTTACTCGGATCTGACTTAATCGTAAAAGATTATTTCACTTCTGTACTCGGTGCACCTGCTCTTAATATGGGGGTTTTCGTCGGAATCATTTCTGGTTTCCTTGGCGCCGTTCTTTTTAATAAATTCTATAACTTCAGCAAATTACCGGATGCACTCGCCTTTTTCAACGGGAAACGGTTCGTCCCGTTCGTCGTCATCGGTGGTTCGGTCGTCGCGGCGTTTGTTTTATCACTCGTCTGGCCGTTCGTGCAAGGACTCTTAAATGATTTCGGTCGCTGGATCGCGACGTCACGCGACTCTGCCCCAATCATCGCCCCATTCGTTTACGGGACACTCGAACGTCTCTTACTGCCATTCGGTCTACACCATATGTTGACCGTGCCGATGAACTATACGGAACTCGGTGGAACGTATAAAATTCTGACGGGTGCTGCACAAGGCTCGACAGTGGCCGGGCAAGATCCGCTTTGGCTCGCCTGGGTGACCGATCTCGTCAACTTAAAACAGGCCGGTAACACACAAGGCTACAACGACTTACTCAATAGCGTCGTGCCCGCTCGCTTCAAAGAAGGACAAGTCGTCACGTCACTCGCTTCGTTGATTGGTGTCGCAGTCGCGATGTATATGTCGGTCGACGAAGATAAAAAGAAAGCGTACAAACCGGTCTTCTTGTCTGCTGGTCTCGCTGTGTTCTTGACAGGTGTTACGGAGCCAATCGAATTCATGTTCATGTTCATCGCACCTGTCCTGTACGTCGTCTATGCTGTCTTGACGGGTGTCGCGTTCGCACTTGCTGACGTCATGCATCTTCGGATCCATGCCTTCGGGGCGATTGAACTCTTGACGCGGATTCCATTGATCGCGAAAGCAGGTCTGATCGGAGATTTGCTACGTTTCATCGGAGTCTGTGTGTTCTTCTTCTTCCTCAACTTCTTTACGTTCCGCTTTGTCATCAAGAAGTTTAACTACGCGACACCAGGTCGTAACGGAAACTACCTCGATGACATCGTCGTCAAAGAGGACGGGACAAGTGAAGTCGCTGCAACTGTCGTCGCTGACGGTTCGCAAGCAACACGCATCATCGAACTGCTCGGTGGTCAACAAAACATCGAAGACGTCGATGCCTGCATGACACGTTTACGCGTCACGGTCAAAGATCCAAGCCTCGTCGCGAAAGAACAAGACTGGAAAGCGAACGGCGCACTTGGTCTTATCCTAAAAAATAACGGCGTGCAAGCCATCTATGGTCCGAAAGCGGATGTCTTGAAATCTGATATCCAAGACCGAATTGGCGCATAA
- a CDS encoding YojF family protein, with protein MQTLDLKVVQQYIDDHANTPLYVHVETTNGAYATHQDPTFHSAGMFFRNAEITYERGLITGNGPYRIGLKLAHGWLYGEGLTDYEFAGEQLLIAGHDIEGRLAIAFELSPTPFAQGAEEVE; from the coding sequence TTGCAAACACTTGATTTAAAGGTCGTCCAACAGTACATTGACGATCATGCGAACACACCACTTTACGTCCACGTCGAAACAACGAACGGTGCGTATGCGACGCACCAAGATCCGACGTTCCATAGTGCGGGGATGTTCTTCCGCAACGCGGAAATCACATACGAACGCGGTTTGATCACAGGAAACGGTCCATACCGGATTGGTCTTAAACTTGCCCACGGATGGTTGTACGGTGAAGGATTAACCGATTATGAATTCGCGGGAGAACAACTCTTGATCGCAGGACATGATATCGAAGGTCGCCTCGCGATTGCTTTTGAGCTCAGCCCGACACCATTCGCCCAAGGCGCAGAGGAGGTAGAATGA
- the queE gene encoding 7-carboxy-7-deazaguanine synthase QueE, whose amino-acid sequence MSQLKKIPKIPVLEIFGPTFQGEGRSIGQKTMFVRTGGCDYSCAWCDSAFTWDGSEKPDLLTAEDILTRLDALGSYGHVTISGGNPLLHASIGTLVDALKARGITMSVETQGSYWQNWLLDIEDVTISPKPPSSGMTVDYDRLDVFFKRLPELQRAVKIVIFDEADLDFAAAISERYALKTLYLSLGNPDPAEEGTIAPRMLSDLKTLWERVAQDERFNHARVLPQLHALVFANDRGV is encoded by the coding sequence ATGAGCCAACTGAAAAAAATACCAAAGATTCCCGTTCTTGAAATTTTTGGTCCAACGTTCCAAGGAGAAGGTCGTTCGATTGGACAAAAAACAATGTTCGTCCGGACAGGCGGATGTGACTATTCATGCGCTTGGTGTGATTCTGCCTTTACCTGGGACGGATCAGAAAAACCAGATCTTTTGACGGCAGAAGATATCCTGACGCGTCTCGATGCGCTCGGTTCGTATGGGCACGTGACGATTTCCGGGGGGAATCCGTTGCTCCACGCATCGATTGGTACGCTCGTCGACGCCTTGAAGGCACGTGGTATCACGATGTCCGTCGAAACACAAGGTTCGTATTGGCAAAACTGGTTACTCGATATCGAAGACGTCACCATCAGTCCGAAGCCGCCGTCAAGCGGCATGACGGTCGATTACGATCGGCTCGACGTATTCTTTAAACGACTCCCTGAACTACAACGCGCTGTCAAAATCGTCATCTTCGACGAAGCGGACCTCGACTTCGCAGCAGCGATTTCTGAACGATATGCGTTAAAAACACTGTATCTATCACTCGGTAATCCGGATCCGGCGGAAGAAGGCACGATTGCTCCGCGGATGTTGTCCGACTTAAAAACTTTATGGGAACGCGTCGCGCAAGATGAACGCTTTAACCATGCCCGTGTTCTACCACAACTGCACGCCCTCGTTTTCGCGAACGACCGTGGCGTTTAA